One part of the Actinomyces howellii genome encodes these proteins:
- the ilvN gene encoding acetolactate synthase small subunit: protein MSERHTLSVLVENKPGVLTRVSALFTRRGFNIDSLAVGPTEREDISRITVIANAEASAMEQVTKQLNKLVNVLKIVELDSSTSVERELYLIKVRADDSNRTAVLQIVDLFRAHVVDVSPTTVVIETVGSDSKVKALLSALQPYGVKEIVQSGAVAITRGPRSMTDQLKEK, encoded by the coding sequence GTGAGCGAGAGGCACACGCTGTCCGTCCTGGTGGAGAACAAGCCCGGGGTGCTCACGCGCGTCTCGGCCCTGTTCACCCGCCGAGGCTTCAACATCGACTCCCTGGCGGTGGGTCCCACCGAGCGTGAGGACATCTCCCGCATCACGGTCATCGCCAACGCCGAGGCATCGGCGATGGAGCAGGTGACCAAGCAGCTCAACAAGCTGGTCAACGTCCTCAAGATCGTCGAGCTCGACTCCTCGACCTCGGTGGAGCGCGAGCTCTACCTCATCAAGGTCCGTGCCGACGACTCCAACCGCACCGCTGTCCTCCAGATCGTCGACCTGTTCAGGGCGCACGTCGTCGACGTCTCGCCCACGACCGTGGTCATCGAGACGGTGGGCTCGGACTCGAAGGTCAAGGCCTTGTTGAGCGCCCTCCAGCCCTACGGGGTCAAGGAGATCGTCCAGTCCGGCGCGGTGGCCATCACCCGCGGTCCCCGGTCCATGACCGACCAACTCAAGGAGAAGTGA
- the ilvC gene encoding ketol-acid reductoisomerase, whose translation MAAEKFYDDDADLSIIQGKKVAVIGYGSQGHAHALNLRDSGVEVVVGLREGSRSVAKAEEAGLPVKPVAEAVAWADVIVVLAPDQVQAALYASEIEPNIKPGSVLLFSHGFNIHFGYIKPAEQVDVVMVAPKGPGHTVRREFEDGRGVPVLVCVEQDASGTAWETALSYAKAVGGTRAGAIRTTFREETETDLFGEQAVLCGGVSQLIQYGFETLTEAGYAPEMAYFEVCHELKLIVDLIVEGGISKQRWSISDTAEYGDYVSGPRVITPEVKEHMKEVLADIQDGTFAKRFMDDQAAGAPEFKELRAKGEAHPIEAVGREVRSMFAWRAALDTDYTEGSVSR comes from the coding sequence ATGGCAGCTGAGAAGTTCTACGACGACGACGCGGACCTGTCGATCATCCAGGGCAAGAAGGTCGCGGTCATCGGCTACGGCTCCCAGGGCCACGCCCACGCCCTCAACCTGCGCGACTCCGGCGTCGAGGTCGTTGTCGGCCTGCGCGAGGGCTCGCGCTCGGTGGCCAAGGCCGAGGAGGCCGGCCTGCCGGTCAAGCCGGTCGCCGAGGCCGTCGCCTGGGCCGACGTCATCGTCGTCCTGGCCCCCGACCAGGTCCAGGCGGCCCTGTACGCCTCCGAGATCGAGCCCAACATCAAGCCGGGGTCGGTGCTCCTGTTCTCCCACGGCTTCAACATCCACTTCGGGTACATCAAGCCTGCCGAGCAGGTCGACGTCGTCATGGTGGCCCCCAAGGGCCCGGGCCACACGGTGCGCCGGGAGTTCGAGGACGGGCGCGGCGTGCCCGTGCTCGTGTGCGTCGAGCAGGACGCCAGCGGCACGGCGTGGGAGACCGCGCTGTCCTACGCCAAGGCCGTGGGCGGCACCCGCGCCGGGGCGATCAGGACGACCTTCCGTGAGGAGACCGAGACCGACCTGTTCGGCGAGCAGGCCGTCCTGTGCGGTGGTGTCTCCCAGCTCATCCAGTACGGCTTCGAGACCCTGACCGAGGCGGGCTACGCCCCGGAGATGGCCTACTTCGAGGTCTGCCACGAGCTCAAGCTCATCGTCGACCTCATCGTCGAGGGCGGGATCTCCAAGCAGCGCTGGTCGATCTCCGACACCGCTGAGTACGGCGACTACGTCTCCGGCCCGCGGGTCATCACCCCCGAGGTCAAGGAGCACATGAAGGAGGTGCTGGCCGACATCCAGGACGGGACCTTCGCCAAGCGCTTCATGGACGACCAGGCCGCCGGCGCACCGGAGTTCAAGGAGCTGCGCGCCAAGGGCGAGGCGCACCCGATCGAGGCGGTGGGGCGGGAGGTCCGCTCCATGTTCGCCTGGCGCGCCGCCCTCGACACCGACTACACCGAGGGCTCCGTGAGCCGCTGA
- a CDS encoding 3-isopropylmalate dehydrogenase, which yields MTQTIKLAVIPGDGIGAEVVPEGLKVLAAALEGTGLEVRTTDFDLGAARWHRTGQTLTDSDLEAIKGHDAILLGAVGDPSVPSGVLERGLLLRLRFELDHYVNLRPSTYYPGVPTPLAAPGDIDFVVVREGTEGLYCGNGGAVRTGTPQEIATEVSVNTAFGVERVVRYAFDKARSRAAKHLTLVHKHNVLVHAGHLWRRTVEAVGAEYPEVTVDYCHIDAATIYMVTDPGRFDVIVTDNLFGDILTDEAGAVTGGIGLSASGNINPEGAFPSMFEPVHGSAPDIAGKALADPTATIGAVALLLEHIGQADAAARVSAAIDADMAARARASAAGSPLERSTSEVGDAIAAAVRG from the coding sequence ATGACGCAGACGATCAAGCTCGCAGTGATCCCCGGGGACGGCATCGGCGCCGAGGTCGTGCCCGAGGGCCTCAAGGTCCTTGCCGCCGCCCTGGAGGGGACCGGCCTCGAGGTGAGGACGACCGACTTCGACCTGGGTGCCGCGCGCTGGCACCGCACCGGCCAGACCCTCACGGACTCCGACCTCGAGGCGATCAAGGGCCACGACGCCATCCTGCTCGGCGCGGTGGGCGACCCGAGCGTCCCCTCCGGCGTGCTCGAGCGCGGCCTGCTCCTGCGGCTGCGCTTCGAGCTCGACCACTACGTCAACCTGCGCCCCTCGACCTACTACCCGGGTGTCCCCACGCCCCTGGCCGCGCCGGGCGACATCGACTTCGTCGTCGTGCGCGAGGGCACCGAGGGCCTGTACTGCGGCAACGGTGGCGCGGTGCGCACCGGCACCCCCCAGGAGATCGCCACCGAGGTCTCGGTCAACACCGCCTTCGGTGTCGAGCGCGTCGTGCGCTACGCCTTTGACAAGGCACGCTCCCGGGCCGCCAAGCACCTGACCCTCGTCCACAAGCACAACGTCCTGGTCCACGCTGGCCACCTGTGGCGCCGCACGGTCGAGGCGGTCGGCGCCGAGTACCCCGAGGTGACCGTCGACTACTGCCACATCGACGCGGCGACGATCTACATGGTCACCGACCCCGGCCGCTTCGACGTCATCGTCACCGACAACCTCTTCGGCGACATCCTCACCGACGAGGCCGGCGCGGTGACCGGGGGCATCGGGCTGTCGGCCTCGGGCAACATCAACCCCGAGGGCGCCTTCCCCTCGATGTTCGAGCCCGTCCACGGCTCGGCCCCGGACATCGCGGGCAAGGCGCTGGCGGACCCGACCGCGACCATCGGCGCCGTGGCGCTGCTCCTTGAGCACATCGGTCAGGCCGACGCCGCTGCGCGCGTGAGCGCCGCCATCGACGCCGACATGGCCGCCCGCGCCCGGGCCAGCGCGGCAGGGTCCCCGCTCGAGCGGTCGACAAGCGAGGTCGGCGACGCCATCGCCGCCGCCGTACGCGGCTGA
- a CDS encoding branched-chain amino acid aminotransferase, with protein sequence MPQTAASVSTTESLDTELARAAAVPLPEADRLAGRFPVTPHPLPATQAQRAQALGDLHFGRVFSDHMAHARWTRDGGWDAHEIRAYGDLTLSPAAAVLHYGQEVFEGIKAYRHDDGTVWTFRPRYNAARLNLSCRRMALPELPEEDFVASLVDLVRTDVEWVPSGEGESLYLRPFAFASEAFLGVRAAELVDYYLIASPSGAYFPNGLKPVSIWVTQDYHRAGRGGTGAAKTGGNYASSLLPQRLAAEQGCDQVCFLDDVTGDNLEELGGMNLMVVDADGTVRTPRLTGTILEGSTRSAILRLLLDAGRTVVETTISLEGLLEGIASGKVREVFACGTAAVVVPLGRLRGDGFDVTIKGAEVTHEIHDRLTGIQYGRVPDPYGWMYRLV encoded by the coding sequence ATGCCTCAGACCGCGGCCTCCGTCTCCACGACCGAATCCCTCGACACCGAGCTGGCGCGCGCCGCGGCCGTCCCCCTGCCCGAGGCCGACCGCCTCGCCGGCCGTTTCCCGGTCACCCCCCACCCCTTGCCCGCCACGCAGGCCCAGCGCGCCCAGGCGCTTGGCGACCTGCACTTCGGCAGGGTCTTCTCCGACCACATGGCCCACGCCCGCTGGACCCGTGACGGAGGGTGGGACGCCCACGAGATCCGCGCCTACGGCGACCTCACCTTGTCGCCGGCGGCCGCGGTCCTGCACTACGGGCAGGAGGTCTTCGAGGGGATCAAGGCCTACCGCCACGACGACGGGACGGTGTGGACCTTCAGGCCCCGGTACAACGCCGCACGCCTCAACCTGTCCTGTCGGCGCATGGCCCTGCCCGAGCTCCCCGAGGAGGACTTCGTCGCCTCCCTCGTCGACCTCGTGCGCACCGACGTCGAGTGGGTCCCCTCCGGGGAGGGAGAGTCCCTCTACCTGCGTCCCTTCGCCTTCGCCTCCGAGGCGTTCCTGGGGGTGCGCGCCGCCGAGCTCGTCGACTACTACCTCATCGCCTCACCCTCCGGGGCCTATTTCCCCAACGGCCTCAAGCCGGTGTCGATCTGGGTCACCCAGGACTACCACCGGGCAGGGCGCGGCGGTACCGGCGCGGCCAAGACCGGGGGCAACTACGCCTCCTCCCTCCTGCCCCAGCGCCTGGCCGCCGAGCAGGGGTGTGACCAGGTGTGCTTCCTCGACGACGTCACGGGCGACAACCTCGAGGAGCTCGGCGGCATGAACCTCATGGTGGTCGACGCCGACGGCACGGTGCGCACCCCCCGGCTCACCGGCACGATCCTGGAGGGCTCGACCCGGTCGGCGATCCTGCGCCTGCTCCTGGACGCAGGTCGCACCGTCGTCGAGACCACGATCAGCCTCGAGGGCCTCCTTGAGGGGATCGCCTCGGGGAAGGTCAGGGAGGTCTTCGCCTGCGGCACGGCGGCCGTCGTCGTCCCGCTGGGGCGTCTGAGGGGCGACGGCTTCGACGTGACGATAAAGGGCGCCGAGGTCACCCACGAGATCCACGACCGGCTCACCGGCATCCAGTACGGCCGCGTCCCCGACCCCTACGGCTGGATGTACCGCCTGGTCTGA
- a CDS encoding LCP family protein: MSQDVDSAPQPEPKDTAQVPRRRPARRAWRIALLASLSVVLVLTLAAAGLALWVRTSLAGNIETFADPFSSLTSRAPEQVVAEGSSPATNILLLGSDSRAVAADPSQWHVGAQRADAIMIVQISGDRQSMSVMSIPRDSWVEVPGQGQNKINAAYSLGGPSLMVATVEQLTGVRIDHVVIADFAALTRLTDEIGGVTINLASEQVLAGTTFAAGAQLLNGEQALAYTRERASLPGGDLDRVRRQQAWMRAIVSGALSADTVSNPVRLYSFLETVTSTLAVDEGLTIDTMQSLALSCRDLRVGDIAFMTVPVSGTGTSPDGQSIVVLDTAADAPLFEAFASDTVEDYLEVNPGAVELLPATVD; the protein is encoded by the coding sequence ATGAGCCAGGACGTCGACTCCGCCCCGCAGCCCGAGCCGAAGGACACCGCCCAGGTGCCGCGGCGGCGTCCTGCGCGCAGGGCCTGGAGGATCGCGCTCCTGGCCTCCCTGAGCGTGGTGCTCGTCCTGACCCTGGCGGCCGCCGGGCTCGCCCTGTGGGTGCGCACCTCGCTGGCAGGCAACATCGAGACCTTTGCCGACCCCTTCTCCTCCCTGACCAGCCGCGCCCCCGAGCAGGTCGTGGCCGAGGGCAGCTCCCCGGCCACCAACATCCTCCTGCTCGGCTCGGACTCGCGCGCCGTGGCGGCAGACCCCTCCCAGTGGCACGTCGGCGCCCAGCGAGCCGACGCGATCATGATCGTCCAGATCTCCGGGGACAGGCAGAGCATGTCGGTGATGTCCATCCCCCGCGACTCCTGGGTGGAGGTTCCCGGGCAGGGGCAGAACAAGATCAACGCTGCCTACTCCCTGGGCGGGCCGAGCCTCATGGTCGCCACCGTCGAGCAGCTGACCGGGGTGCGCATCGACCACGTCGTCATCGCCGACTTCGCCGCCCTGACCCGCCTGACCGACGAGATCGGCGGGGTCACGATCAACCTCGCCTCCGAGCAGGTGCTGGCGGGCACGACCTTTGCCGCCGGCGCCCAGCTGCTCAACGGCGAGCAGGCCCTGGCCTACACCCGCGAGCGCGCCTCGCTGCCGGGCGGGGACCTGGACCGGGTCAGACGTCAGCAGGCCTGGATGCGTGCCATCGTCTCGGGGGCCCTGTCCGCGGACACCGTCTCGAACCCCGTCCGGCTCTACTCCTTCCTCGAGACGGTCACCTCGACGCTGGCCGTGGACGAGGGCCTGACCATCGACACGATGCAGTCCCTCGCCCTGTCCTGCCGGGACCTGCGCGTCGGGGACATCGCGTTCATGACCGTCCCGGTCTCCGGGACGGGGACGTCCCCGGACGGGCAGTCCATCGTCGTGCTCGACACCGCCGCCGACGCGCCCCTGTTCGAGGCCTTCGCCTCCGACACCGTCGAGGACTACCTCGAGGTCAACCCGGGAGCGGTCGAGCTGCTGCCCGCCACGGTCGACTGA
- a CDS encoding glycosyltransferase family protein → MTGGGAGRDLRRRVDLARRALWHLRHGGPAAVVEFNRRRRAIAPAGRIVHAGGGPAGIAPWPVPDPRQVGARHDVTVGVIADEFTARSLAYEWRSVPLSPVRWREQVDDEPIDLLFVESAWHGNDDAWRYAVLGAGAPSPRLRELVAGLRARGVPTVFWNKEDPAHFEEAIGTARLFDWVFTTDEALVERYRTELGHDRVGVLPFAAQPLIHNPVRVLDEDGEPVERRGTAFAGTYFAHKYPERREQMDLLLGAALDVEPHCPQGLDIFSRFLGQGRDYQFPPPYDARVRGSLSYDQMLTAYRLYTLFLNVNSVVDSPSMIARRVIEITACNTPVLTAASAATGRILGPHALAVAQDREQAGLLIRALSANPDLRDRMAYLAQRDIWARHTYSHRVGTVLEALGMSDRLQRPPTVAPIVSTNRPHRLGALLETLASQRLVEMRPVILTHGFEPDPHQLARARDLGLEVDWLHAPAGSSLGANYNLMLERVEADFVAKMDDDDLYADHYLFESLAAADYSRADLVGKHAHFVYLEDHDLTVLRFSRWEHRYTSFVSGPTIVMRTDLARAVRFPAVARGEDTGVLRRVAQAGGRIYSASRYGFVQRRGAAGDHTWDVEAAEILASAVVSHWGPPDGTEMPEPAPHPDPSERVPTAR, encoded by the coding sequence GTGACGGGCGGGGGAGCGGGACGGGACCTGCGGCGCCGGGTGGACCTGGCACGGCGGGCCCTGTGGCACCTGCGCCACGGGGGGCCGGCGGCCGTGGTCGAGTTCAACCGCAGGCGCCGCGCCATCGCCCCCGCGGGCCGGATCGTCCACGCCGGAGGCGGGCCCGCGGGTATCGCCCCGTGGCCGGTGCCCGACCCGCGTCAGGTCGGCGCCCGGCACGACGTGACCGTGGGGGTCATCGCTGACGAGTTCACGGCCCGGTCCCTGGCCTATGAGTGGCGCTCGGTGCCTCTGAGCCCCGTGCGGTGGCGGGAGCAGGTCGACGACGAGCCCATCGACCTGCTCTTCGTCGAGTCCGCCTGGCACGGTAACGACGACGCCTGGCGCTACGCCGTGCTCGGTGCGGGAGCGCCCTCCCCCCGGCTGCGGGAGCTCGTGGCCGGCCTGCGCGCCCGAGGGGTGCCCACCGTCTTCTGGAACAAGGAGGACCCGGCGCACTTCGAGGAGGCCATCGGCACCGCCCGGCTCTTCGACTGGGTGTTCACCACCGACGAGGCCCTGGTCGAGCGCTACCGCACCGAGCTCGGGCACGACAGGGTCGGCGTCCTGCCCTTCGCCGCCCAGCCCCTCATCCACAACCCCGTGCGGGTCCTGGACGAGGACGGCGAGCCCGTCGAGCGCCGGGGGACCGCCTTCGCCGGCACCTACTTCGCTCACAAGTACCCCGAGCGCCGTGAGCAGATGGACCTCCTCCTGGGAGCGGCGCTCGACGTCGAGCCCCACTGCCCACAGGGCCTGGACATCTTCTCGCGCTTCCTGGGCCAGGGCAGGGACTACCAGTTCCCGCCCCCCTACGACGCCCGGGTGCGCGGCTCGCTGTCCTATGACCAGATGCTCACCGCCTACCGGCTCTACACCCTGTTCCTCAACGTCAACTCCGTGGTCGACAGCCCCTCGATGATCGCCCGTCGCGTCATCGAGATCACGGCCTGCAACACCCCGGTGCTCACCGCCGCCTCCGCGGCCACCGGACGGATCCTGGGGCCGCACGCGCTGGCCGTGGCGCAGGACCGCGAGCAGGCCGGGCTCCTCATCCGCGCGCTGAGCGCCAACCCGGACCTGCGGGACCGCATGGCCTACCTCGCCCAGCGCGACATCTGGGCCCGCCACACCTACAGCCACCGCGTCGGGACCGTGCTCGAGGCCCTGGGCATGTCCGACCGGCTCCAACGCCCACCGACCGTCGCCCCGATCGTGTCGACGAACCGCCCCCACAGGCTGGGCGCGCTCCTGGAGACCCTGGCCTCCCAGCGGCTGGTCGAGATGAGGCCGGTCATCCTCACCCACGGGTTCGAGCCCGACCCCCATCAGCTCGCCCGGGCCCGTGATCTCGGGCTGGAGGTCGACTGGCTCCACGCCCCGGCCGGCTCGAGCCTCGGCGCGAACTACAACCTCATGCTGGAGCGGGTCGAGGCGGACTTCGTCGCCAAGATGGACGACGACGACCTCTACGCGGACCACTACCTCTTCGAGTCCCTGGCCGCGGCCGACTACTCACGCGCCGACCTGGTGGGCAAGCACGCCCACTTCGTCTACCTCGAGGACCACGACCTGACCGTCCTGCGCTTCTCGCGCTGGGAGCACCGGTACACCTCCTTCGTCTCGGGGCCCACTATCGTCATGCGCACCGACCTGGCCCGCGCCGTCCGCTTCCCCGCCGTGGCGCGGGGTGAGGACACCGGGGTGCTGCGCCGGGTGGCTCAGGCCGGCGGGAGGATCTACTCGGCCTCACGCTACGGGTTCGTCCAGCGCAGGGGCGCTGCGGGGGATCACACCTGGGACGTCGAGGCCGCGGAGATCCTCGCCTCGGCGGTCGTCAGCCACTGGGGGCCTCCGGACGGGACCGAGATGCCCGAGCCAGCCCCGCACCCCGACCCGTCTGAGCGGGTCCCGACGGCGCGGTGA